GATACAAGCAATGCCAGCACAACAAGTAAGTTGAAAAAAAATAGTATTTTAATAAAGGCTTTCTTCACAATTTTAGATTCTCATGGTAAAGCAAGATAAAAAAAAGTAGTGGTGTTAGAACGAAGAAAAATCAATTTCCTTACAATTTATTTACTTTTTTTTGCACGAAATCATTCTGTTTTTACCGTTTATATCTGACCTTAAATCAATTGCAACAAAGCCGAGTTCCTGAAGCAAGTCTTTCATTTCAGGCCCCAGGTATTCATTGATTTCAAAAAACAGTGATCCACTCTGATTCAGATTAGCGAGAGCAAACCCGGCGATTCGCCGGTAAAAAAGCAGGGGGTCATCATCGCTTACAAAAAGTGCTCCTTCAGGTTCGTAGTCCAACACATTCGAATTCATTAATTTCTTCTCACTCTCGCGCACGTATGGCGGATTACTAATAATAATATCAAATGCTGGCCACTCGTAGTTCTCCCATTGTAAAATATCAGCCTGCACAAATTCAAGGTCGAGTTTATTCAAACGTGCATTTTCTTTTGCGGTTTCAAGGGCTTTTGCCGAAACATCAACCGCCCACACCTTTGCTGTGCTTAGTTCCTTTTTTAAAGCCAATGCAATACATCCGCTGCCTGTGCCAATATCAATTACTTTTGCTCCCGGCTGAACACCCGTTTTACTTATCCAGTGCACCAATTCTTCCGTTTCGGGGCGGGGTATTAAAACTCCGGGATTCACCTTTAATTTAAGATCGTAAAACTCGGTTTCGCCTAAAACATATTGAATAGGCCGGTACGTTTTTAAGGCACTTACAATTTTAGCGATCGCTTCAAAATCACTGTCATCAATCCTCTTTTCCTTTTCCAGAATAATCTGGGTATAGGTCATCGATAGCACCGATTCGAAAATTATCCTTATAAATCCTTCGATCTCCGTTTCGGGATAATAAGCAACCAATTCTGTTTTTATATGTTGAATAGTTCTTTGCATTGTTTACTTTTGTTTTGCAAATTTAGCTTTTCCTTTAAAATGACCGCATCAGAAAAATATATGGCCCGCTGCATTGAGCTGGCAAAAATGGGAGCAGGTAATGTTTCGCCAAACCCGATGGTGGGTTGTGTAATCGTTTTGGAGGATCAAATTATTGGCGAAGGCTACCATCAAAAATACGGAGAGGCACACGCCGAAGTAAACGCCATTAACTCGGTTGCCAACCCGGCCGATTTGAAAAAAAGTACCATTTACGTTTCGCTTGAACCATGCGCACACTATGGATTAACACCGCCTTGTGCCGACTTAATTGTTGCAAATAAAATTCCACGGGTGGTCATTGGCAGCGTTGATCCGTTTGCAAAAGTAGCCGGCAAAGGAATTCAGCGACTTATAAACGCCGGCATCGATGTTAAAGTTGGTATTCTGGAAAATGAATGCAAAGAGTTAAACAAACGCTTTTTTAATTTTCACGAAAAAAAACGCCCCTACATTATTTTAAAATGGGCACAAACACTCGATGGTTATATAGACATCGACCGAAGCAAAAACGAGTACGGCGAACCTACCTGGATTACCGGCAACGATGCATTGGTAAAAGTGCATAAAATGCGGGCCGAAGAAGATGCCATTCTGGTTGGAACCAATACTGCACAAAAAGACAATCCCTCGCTTACAGTTCGCCATTGCGAAGGGAAAAATCCTTTGCGGATTGTAATTGATAAAAACCTGCGTTTGGCTAGAACCTTGCACCTTTTTGATAACTCAACTCCCACCCTGGTACTCAATTCAATACAGAACGAGACGCAGGACAATACCGAATTTGTGCAACTAAACTTCGAGAAAAACATACTCCCACAGCTTTTAAAAGTGCTGCACTCAAAAAATTGTTTGTCGTTAATTGTTGAAGGAGGCAAAAAAGTGCTTGAATCGTTAATTGCGAAAGACCTTTGGGATGAAGCTCACGTTTTTACAGGAAACAAATATTTTAAAAGTGGAATTGAAGCGCCTAAATTACAAGGCAAAATAGTGTTGACTGAACAAATTGAAAACGACCGGCTTATTGTATACAAAAACCGACACTAAGGGTGCTTAACAGTTGGACCTCCTTGTATAATCTCAATGTTTAACACGTTTTCTACGTACATAAAATAATAGAACAATTCGTGGTTTAACTCAAAACCATAGTCTTCGTTTGTTTTGTAGCCCACCACCGGATCGAAATGCCAGCCTACAGGTGGATTGGCACATTTGGCATTCCAGGCAGGAACGTACTGGCGGTTCCAGTTTTCGTAATAGGCCTGCGACCGGTTTTTTGCAGGGTTTTTAAAATACTCATACCAATTTTTAAATTTGGCATCAAAGGTTTCAACGCCATATTCCATTTGTTCCTGCTCCGTATTCGAATTGTTACTTTCCTTAACGGCACTCTTTTGAGTTGAACAGGAAAAAAGCAAAATGCCAAAACCAAATACAATTAAAAATCGTTTCATTCTCCTAAGATTGAATATTTTATGTTTTCTCGCGGCATTCATCGTTTCTTTTCCTTTTTCAAAGAAGCAAAATTCCTTCAGTCAATTTTATACTAAGAACTCAAATTGCATACAAGAATACGAATGTTGCATAAAAATTGTTTTTATTCAACAAAATTCTGAATTTTATATCACAACAAAATTACAATTCATGTTTGATTTAAGTCATTTCTGGGGTTGGATTTATATGTTATTTCTGATAACTGCAATTCCTGTTGCTTTAATGATCATACTAGAGAAACGCTCACCCTTTAAAACGGCGGCCTGGCTAATGGTTTTAATTTTGGTTCCCATATTCGGAATTCTGTTTTTTGTTGTTTTTGGGCAGGAGTACCGCAAAACAAAAAAATTCTCGCGGAAAGGACTTAAAGGATTAAATAAATTACGAACGTTGGCATCGGAGCAATTGCGCGAAATTGGCAAAACGCATCCTGAACCTGATCATGAAATTCTCGCAAACGAAAACATAATTAAATTACTTTTAAACAACTCAAACACGCTTTTAACTACCGGCAATCAGGTTGAGCTTTTAAAAGACGGCGAAAAAACGTTTGAAGCTATTTTTACCGAAATTGAAGCAGCCCGTCATCACATTCATCTGGAATATTACATATTTTCGGACGATAAAATTGGTAGCCGCTTAAAAGAAATACTTGTCAGAAAACGAGCCCAGGGCGTGGAAGTTCGTATAATAGTTGACGATGTTGGAAGCTGGGATTTGCGAAAAAAATATTTTGCGGATTTACGGGTAAAAGGAATAGAAATCTTTCCTTTTATGGAAGTTCGTTTTCCTCGTTTAACTTCGCGTGTAAACTACCGGAACCACCGTAAAATTGTAATTATTGATGGCAAAATTGGTTTTATTGGAGGAATAAACATTGCCGACCGTTATGTGGAAGGAATGCCAAAACTGGGGCACTGGCGCGATACACATTTGCAACTAAAAGGCGATGCAGCAGCCTGTTTACAAGTAATTTTTGCTGCCGACTGGTATTTTGTTTCACATAAAAACATATACGGGTACAGGTATTTTCCAAAGTTTACCGAGGCGGCGGGAACACCTATTCAGATATCGGCCAGCGGACCGGATTACAACTGGGAAGCCATTGCACAGGCTTTTTTTGTGGCCATTAGCAATGCGCAGAAAAAAATATACCTGGTTACTCCTTATTTAATGCCTCCGCAGGCATTGCTCACCGCTTTGCAAACGGCAGCACTTAGCAACGTAGATGTGCGAATTATTATCCCCGAAAAATCGGATGCACGTTTGTCAAAATGGTGTTCGTTTTCGTATGTCGAGCAATTGCTCGAAGCGGGAGTCCGAATCTACTTTTATCAGAATGGTTTTATACACAGCAAATACCTGTTGGTTGACGATTCTTTTTCCAGTGTAGGCACCAGTAACTTTGATTTTAGAAGTTTTGAAACCAATTTTGAAGCCAATGCATTTATATACAACCGTGCG
The sequence above is a segment of the uncultured Draconibacterium sp. genome. Coding sequences within it:
- the ribD gene encoding bifunctional diaminohydroxyphosphoribosylaminopyrimidine deaminase/5-amino-6-(5-phosphoribosylamino)uracil reductase RibD, coding for MTASEKYMARCIELAKMGAGNVSPNPMVGCVIVLEDQIIGEGYHQKYGEAHAEVNAINSVANPADLKKSTIYVSLEPCAHYGLTPPCADLIVANKIPRVVIGSVDPFAKVAGKGIQRLINAGIDVKVGILENECKELNKRFFNFHEKKRPYIILKWAQTLDGYIDIDRSKNEYGEPTWITGNDALVKVHKMRAEEDAILVGTNTAQKDNPSLTVRHCEGKNPLRIVIDKNLRLARTLHLFDNSTPTLVLNSIQNETQDNTEFVQLNFEKNILPQLLKVLHSKNCLSLIVEGGKKVLESLIAKDLWDEAHVFTGNKYFKSGIEAPKLQGKIVLTEQIENDRLIVYKNRH
- a CDS encoding DUF6146 family protein, whose amino-acid sequence is MKRFLIVFGFGILLFSCSTQKSAVKESNNSNTEQEQMEYGVETFDAKFKNWYEYFKNPAKNRSQAYYENWNRQYVPAWNAKCANPPVGWHFDPVVGYKTNEDYGFELNHELFYYFMYVENVLNIEIIQGGPTVKHP
- the cls gene encoding cardiolipin synthase, which codes for MFDLSHFWGWIYMLFLITAIPVALMIILEKRSPFKTAAWLMVLILVPIFGILFFVVFGQEYRKTKKFSRKGLKGLNKLRTLASEQLREIGKTHPEPDHEILANENIIKLLLNNSNTLLTTGNQVELLKDGEKTFEAIFTEIEAARHHIHLEYYIFSDDKIGSRLKEILVRKRAQGVEVRIIVDDVGSWDLRKKYFADLRVKGIEIFPFMEVRFPRLTSRVNYRNHRKIVIIDGKIGFIGGINIADRYVEGMPKLGHWRDTHLQLKGDAAACLQVIFAADWYFVSHKNIYGYRYFPKFTEAAGTPIQISASGPDYNWEAIAQAFFVAISNAQKKIYLVTPYLMPPQALLTALQTAALSNVDVRIIIPEKSDARLSKWCSFSYVEQLLEAGVRIYFYQNGFIHSKYLLVDDSFSSVGTSNFDFRSFETNFEANAFIYNRAFSKKLQAHFMDDLQNSREIELPQWQQRSTLFKVRESLAHIVSPMF
- the prmC gene encoding peptide chain release factor N(5)-glutamine methyltransferase yields the protein MQRTIQHIKTELVAYYPETEIEGFIRIIFESVLSMTYTQIILEKEKRIDDSDFEAIAKIVSALKTYRPIQYVLGETEFYDLKLKVNPGVLIPRPETEELVHWISKTGVQPGAKVIDIGTGSGCIALALKKELSTAKVWAVDVSAKALETAKENARLNKLDLEFVQADILQWENYEWPAFDIIISNPPYVRESEKKLMNSNVLDYEPEGALFVSDDDPLLFYRRIAGFALANLNQSGSLFFEINEYLGPEMKDLLQELGFVAIDLRSDINGKNRMISCKKK